One window of the Synechococcus sp. CC9311 genome contains the following:
- a CDS encoding NAD(P)H-quinone oxidoreductase subunit 4, protein MDANLPLTAASQAAFPWLSLIVLLPAAMALLMPLLPGDDSKQSPLPRNLAIGVLLVDLVLMLVVFSQHFDPSDSSLQLVERVNWVPSIGLEWSLGADGLSAPLVVLSGLVTLLSVAASWNVQHKTKLYFGLLLVQASAQGLVFLSQDFLLFFLAWELELVPVYLLIAIWGGSNRQYAATKFILYTAIASLLILISGLALALSGDTFTLNLTELAARSPGGTFGLLCYLGFLIGFGVKLPMFPLHTWLPDAHGEANAPVSMLLAGVLLKMGGYALLRFNVQMLPDAHLVLAPALIVLGIVNIIYGALNAFAQDNVKRRIACSSVSHMGFVLLGIGAVDALSLSGAMLQMISHGLIAAAMFFVTGCFYERTKTLSIPNMGGLAKVLPITFAFFLASSLASLALPGMSGFISEITIFLGITSQENFTTLFRVTTVAIAAIGLVLTPMYLLSMCRRVFFGPRIPALAFIDDMRSRELVIGLTLLVPTLVIGIWPRIAMDFYEAATDALASDLGTHSLVALTTLLPAG, encoded by the coding sequence ATGGACGCCAATTTGCCGCTGACGGCTGCGTCTCAGGCAGCGTTCCCCTGGCTCTCTCTCATCGTTTTGCTTCCTGCAGCGATGGCTTTGCTGATGCCATTGCTCCCAGGTGACGACTCGAAGCAATCACCTTTGCCACGCAATCTGGCCATCGGCGTCCTTCTTGTGGACCTCGTGCTGATGCTGGTGGTCTTTAGCCAGCATTTCGACCCCAGCGACAGCAGTCTTCAGCTCGTTGAACGGGTGAACTGGGTTCCTTCGATCGGCCTGGAATGGTCCCTTGGCGCCGACGGGCTTTCAGCTCCACTTGTGGTTCTAAGTGGACTAGTGACGCTTTTATCCGTTGCCGCCAGCTGGAACGTTCAACACAAGACGAAGCTCTATTTCGGTCTTCTTCTTGTTCAAGCCTCTGCTCAGGGACTGGTCTTCCTCTCCCAGGATTTCCTGCTGTTCTTCCTTGCTTGGGAGCTGGAACTCGTCCCTGTCTACCTCCTCATTGCGATCTGGGGTGGAAGCAATCGTCAATATGCAGCCACAAAATTCATCCTCTACACCGCTATTGCATCCCTTCTGATTCTGATCAGCGGTCTTGCCCTAGCCCTTTCCGGAGACACCTTCACTCTCAACCTGACTGAGCTCGCTGCGCGCTCTCCAGGCGGAACCTTTGGGTTGCTCTGCTATCTCGGCTTCTTGATCGGTTTTGGGGTGAAGTTACCGATGTTTCCGCTTCACACTTGGCTCCCAGACGCTCACGGAGAGGCCAATGCGCCGGTGTCGATGTTGCTAGCTGGTGTGCTGTTGAAAATGGGCGGTTATGCCTTGCTGCGCTTCAACGTTCAGATGCTGCCCGATGCCCATCTTGTTCTTGCGCCAGCACTCATCGTTCTTGGCATCGTCAACATCATTTATGGAGCGTTGAATGCTTTCGCTCAAGACAATGTGAAACGGCGGATCGCCTGCAGCTCCGTCAGCCATATGGGCTTTGTGTTGCTTGGCATCGGTGCTGTCGATGCCCTCAGTCTTAGTGGTGCCATGCTCCAAATGATCAGCCACGGACTGATCGCAGCAGCCATGTTCTTCGTGACAGGCTGTTTTTATGAACGCACCAAAACGCTGTCTATTCCCAACATGGGCGGACTGGCCAAAGTGTTGCCGATCACCTTTGCGTTCTTCCTAGCAAGCTCTCTGGCCTCCCTTGCCCTTCCTGGCATGAGCGGATTCATCAGTGAAATCACCATTTTCCTTGGCATCACGAGTCAAGAAAATTTCACGACCTTGTTCCGCGTTACCACTGTTGCAATTGCAGCGATTGGGCTGGTACTGACCCCGATGTATCTCCTTTCCATGTGCAGGCGAGTGTTCTTCGGCCCACGAATCCCTGCTTTGGCTTTCATCGATGACATGCGCTCCCGAGAATTAGTGATCGGTCTCACCCTGCTGGTGCCAACTTTGGTGATTGGAATTTGGCCTCGTATCGCGATGGATTTCTACGAAGCAGCCACCGATGCTCTCGCCAGTGATCTCGGCACTCATAGCCTGGTAGCTCTCACGACCCTGCTGCCGGCGGGCTGA